One genomic segment of Culturomica massiliensis includes these proteins:
- the tssD gene encoding type VI secretion system tube protein TssD, with product MLITGAKLKINGSEYDILRMNYGFYRKIDRKGRPGSGVRGGSLCVQFESGRDNAVLQQMLLEDVPPVRGCIEVVTGQDGQRMRYIEFETAYICSQEENMFAGSVYPMLTTVVISPVRLDIDGKVRLDRRWPETYGFWWQVYRPENMKCAKKEVTEEKKPVTVLVRKIKGPEMALVGSEAEYEVTDYSIREVSSHNKLRIKWVVETGGKRYVQTGQGEKIRITMAEAWVGKEITVMAYLKKPVESVSVKTRVERWFLPRVLVQTRTKEGFGTKSERSQLEYEDCEGKGLTPVSAQIAVDMHYGDGKTHTGHFTLGSIKDANVLQNINELNLRYNDSELFNLFRELIRYTSMGSLESHNLEMVGHVQKQTYQNPQMQHKDRRLTEAVFGHESTMKFVKTITDAFKYAISESEGNLNKAHILKAFEDTSFPKRPSFSGKMDRLKGLTIALNDTWGFRVTITRYSLNADTKECTAVLRYRIFDHFGLDTDDIESYGTKEKVMKKSGGLGTIADHMTMPRDERGNPLIQQSVARSVAEEIANGFCAWFILQHLRGYKPFVTIMETEETLTFSI from the coding sequence ATGCTTATTACGGGTGCTAAATTAAAGATCAACGGTTCGGAATACGATATTCTCCGGATGAATTATGGTTTCTATCGGAAAATAGATCGTAAGGGGCGTCCGGGCTCGGGGGTCCGCGGAGGGAGCCTTTGTGTACAGTTTGAATCGGGAAGAGATAATGCTGTTCTTCAGCAAATGTTACTGGAAGATGTACCTCCTGTCAGGGGCTGCATCGAGGTGGTGACTGGGCAGGATGGTCAACGGATGAGGTACATCGAATTCGAAACGGCATATATTTGTTCGCAGGAGGAAAATATGTTTGCCGGTTCCGTATATCCTATGTTGACCACAGTGGTAATCAGTCCCGTCCGCCTTGACATTGACGGCAAGGTACGGCTTGATCGTCGCTGGCCTGAAACTTATGGTTTCTGGTGGCAGGTGTATAGGCCGGAAAATATGAAATGCGCAAAAAAGGAAGTGACAGAGGAGAAAAAGCCTGTTACTGTTTTGGTGAGGAAAATCAAAGGGCCTGAAATGGCTTTGGTCGGTTCGGAAGCCGAATATGAGGTAACGGATTATAGCATCAGGGAAGTAAGTTCTCACAATAAGCTCCGGATCAAATGGGTGGTAGAGACCGGCGGTAAAAGATATGTACAAACCGGACAAGGGGAAAAAATTAGAATAACCATGGCAGAAGCATGGGTGGGCAAAGAAATTACCGTGATGGCATATCTGAAAAAACCGGTAGAGAGTGTGAGTGTAAAAACCAGGGTAGAGAGATGGTTTTTGCCCCGCGTCCTGGTCCAGACCCGGACAAAAGAGGGATTCGGGACGAAGAGTGAGCGGTCGCAATTGGAATATGAGGACTGTGAAGGAAAAGGACTAACCCCCGTAAGTGCTCAGATCGCTGTCGATATGCACTATGGGGATGGAAAGACACATACCGGTCATTTCACGTTGGGGAGTATCAAAGATGCAAATGTTTTGCAAAATATTAACGAACTCAATCTACGGTACAATGATTCGGAATTGTTTAACTTATTCAGGGAGCTTATCCGCTACACGTCGATGGGTTCCCTCGAATCTCATAATTTAGAAATGGTCGGCCATGTTCAAAAGCAAACCTATCAAAATCCTCAAATGCAGCATAAAGACCGAAGACTTACCGAGGCGGTATTCGGGCATGAGAGTACAATGAAATTTGTTAAAACAATAACAGATGCATTTAAATATGCAATATCAGAAAGTGAAGGTAATCTCAATAAGGCTCATATACTGAAAGCTTTTGAAGATACAAGTTTTCCGAAACGTCCCTCTTTTTCCGGTAAAATGGATCGATTGAAAGGTTTGACCATAGCTCTTAATGATACATGGGGATTCAGGGTGACAATTACCCGATATTCGTTAAATGCGGATACGAAAGAGTGTACTGCCGTCCTCAGGTATAGAATTTTCGATCATTTCGGATTGGATACAGACGATATCGAAAGTTACGGCACCAAGGAAAAAGTGATGAAAAAATCAGGCGGTCTCGGTACGATTGCCGATCATATGACGATGCCTCGCGACGAGAGGGGTAATCCGCTGATACAGCAAAGTGTGGCCAGGTCGGTAGCTGAAGAGATTGCCAACGGATTTTGTGCCTGGTTTATTTTACAACATTTGCGTGGTTATAAGCCTTTTGTGACGATTATGGAAACAGAGGAAACTTTAACGTTTAGCATATGA
- a CDS encoding RluA family pseudouridine synthase: protein MEILYEDNHIIAVNKKNSDIVQGDKTGDTPLSEEVKSYIKKKYNKPGDVFLGVPHRIDRPVSGVVLFARTSKALARLNKMFQEHDEEISKKYWAIVGNLPPQDNGTLIHYMIKDSEKNKSYAYEKEKKGSKKAILEYKLIGHSQRYYLLEIKLCTGRHHQIRCQLAKIGCPIKGDLKYGFPRSNENGGISLHAREISFIHPVSKERVTIAATPPLNDTLWKEFYSNL, encoded by the coding sequence CTGGAAATTTTATACGAGGACAACCATATCATTGCTGTCAACAAAAAGAACTCCGACATCGTGCAGGGAGACAAAACCGGAGACACGCCTCTGAGTGAAGAAGTAAAGAGTTACATCAAAAAAAAATACAACAAACCGGGAGACGTATTTCTGGGAGTGCCCCATCGCATCGACCGCCCGGTAAGCGGTGTCGTATTGTTTGCCCGTACCAGCAAAGCCCTGGCCCGACTGAATAAAATGTTTCAGGAACACGACGAGGAAATCTCCAAAAAATACTGGGCCATTGTCGGCAACCTGCCGCCTCAGGACAACGGGACATTGATACATTACATGATCAAAGACTCCGAAAAGAATAAATCCTACGCCTACGAAAAGGAAAAAAAGGGGAGTAAAAAAGCCATTCTGGAATACAAACTGATCGGCCATTCCCAAAGATACTACCTGTTGGAAATCAAATTGTGCACCGGCCGCCACCACCAGATACGCTGCCAGTTGGCCAAGATCGGCTGCCCTATCAAAGGCGACCTGAAATACGGTTTCCCGCGCTCAAATGAAAACGGAGGTATCAGCCTGCACGCCCGCGAAATCAGTTTTATCCATCCCGTCAGTAAAGAGCGTGTCACCATCGCGGCCACACCGCCCTTAAACGACACCTTGTGGAAGGAATTTTACAGCAATCTGTAA
- the cas2 gene encoding CRISPR-associated endonuclease Cas2, producing MYVILVYDVDQKRTAKMLKLCRRYLSWIQNSVFEGEISEVQLKYLVVEAKEIMKEKDSLILFKSRDEKWLEKEIVGDEKASVSNFL from the coding sequence ATGTATGTGATTTTGGTATATGATGTGGATCAGAAAAGGACGGCAAAAATGTTGAAGTTGTGTCGACGTTATCTTTCCTGGATTCAGAATAGTGTATTTGAAGGGGAGATTTCTGAAGTTCAATTAAAGTATTTGGTCGTTGAAGCTAAAGAAATAATGAAAGAAAAAGATAGTCTGATTTTATTTAAAAGCAGGGATGAAAAATGGTTGGAAAAGGAAATTGTTGGGGATGAAAAAGCCAGTGTCTCGAATTTTTTGTAG
- a CDS encoding class I SAM-dependent methyltransferase yields the protein MKIRSPYDRGDLHIKKRDRVLEIGPGHNPSVRSDVIAEKFVDSNYHRCGDMKIYPHQTFIEADGENLPFKDKEFDYVICNQVLEHVESPEKFIAEQCRVAKRGYIETPSLLGEFLFPKLSHKWVILDIDNKLVMYEKSLMPGNYAHNYGELFLNYLPFQSLPYKLLWLTEGDIMLNRYEWRDNIEVVVNPQDPYYLSFFTQPWSREMVEKLYPRRSASKEVRKTLGALNYLLKQKLRQKFSKRPPLLTLAEYMERQRS from the coding sequence ATGAAAATACGTTCTCCATACGATAGGGGTGATTTGCATATCAAGAAACGTGACAGGGTGCTGGAGATTGGGCCGGGGCACAATCCTTCCGTGCGCTCTGATGTGATTGCCGAAAAGTTTGTCGATTCGAATTATCACCGTTGCGGGGATATGAAAATCTATCCTCACCAGACATTTATCGAGGCAGACGGTGAAAATCTTCCGTTTAAGGATAAGGAGTTTGATTATGTCATTTGTAACCAAGTACTCGAGCATGTGGAATCGCCGGAAAAGTTTATTGCCGAGCAATGCCGGGTGGCTAAACGGGGGTATATCGAAACGCCGAGTTTGTTGGGAGAATTTTTGTTTCCCAAGTTGTCGCATAAATGGGTTATCCTGGATATCGATAATAAGCTGGTTATGTATGAAAAGTCGCTGATGCCCGGGAATTATGCCCATAATTACGGGGAACTGTTTTTGAATTATCTGCCTTTTCAATCTTTACCCTATAAGCTTTTGTGGCTTACGGAGGGGGATATCATGCTCAATCGTTATGAGTGGCGGGATAATATCGAGGTGGTTGTTAATCCGCAGGATCCTTATTACCTTTCTTTTTTTACACAGCCGTGGAGCCGGGAAATGGTGGAAAAGCTCTATCCCAGACGTTCCGCTTCGAAGGAAGTGCGTAAGACGCTCGGCGCATTAAATTATCTTTTGAAACAAAAGCTACGTCAGAAATTTTCCAAACGTCCCCCGCTTTTGACACTGGCAGAATATATGGAACGGCAACGGTCTTAG
- a CDS encoding glycosyltransferase family 2 protein, whose product MNTPLLSIIIPVYNVSPYIGECLDSLQAQTFRDFEALLVDDGSTDGSGLICDRYAAADSRFKVIRKTNGGVSSARNAALDKCTGKYLTMLDPDDSVSPDTYENVRYLEAHPDIDILQFPYINCYENGRQEKLEVRPQLIEGKDRILLNWWEGNILHFANLNKIFRRTVFEGLRYREGHVSEDTYLVADFVERVNRVCISGQGRYYYRIRNNSLTSAYTFPKHIDLFEAHLRTYAKMTEYPLLRPARVTAFTRLFRRLISARLSSPQTDIHPYLTAVKPYVPRWSDITAHPTAWIIALKILGPKRFMHLLCRRIQKNGKN is encoded by the coding sequence ATGAACACACCCCTGCTCAGCATCATCATTCCTGTTTACAACGTATCGCCTTACATCGGCGAATGTCTGGACAGTTTACAGGCACAAACTTTCCGTGACTTCGAAGCATTGCTTGTCGACGACGGCTCGACAGACGGTTCGGGCCTGATCTGCGACCGTTATGCCGCAGCCGACTCCCGTTTTAAGGTGATCCGTAAAACCAACGGCGGTGTCAGCAGTGCCCGCAACGCAGCCCTGGACAAATGCACCGGCAAATACCTCACCATGCTCGACCCCGACGACTCCGTTTCACCCGACACTTACGAAAACGTCCGCTATCTCGAAGCTCATCCTGACATAGACATCCTGCAATTTCCCTACATCAATTGCTACGAAAACGGACGGCAGGAAAAGTTGGAAGTACGCCCGCAACTCATCGAGGGGAAAGACCGGATACTGCTTAACTGGTGGGAAGGCAACATCCTCCATTTCGCCAACCTGAACAAAATATTCCGGCGCACCGTATTCGAAGGACTCCGCTACCGGGAAGGCCATGTATCCGAAGACACCTACCTTGTCGCCGACTTCGTCGAACGGGTAAACCGGGTCTGTATCTCCGGCCAGGGCCGTTATTATTACCGCATACGCAACAACTCCCTAACATCCGCCTACACTTTTCCGAAACACATCGACCTGTTTGAAGCCCACCTGCGCACCTATGCCAAAATGACCGAATACCCCCTTCTGCGTCCCGCCCGGGTCACCGCTTTCACCCGGCTTTTCCGCCGCCTGATTTCCGCCCGGCTCAGTTCTCCGCAAACAGACATCCATCCTTACCTGACAGCCGTAAAACCATACGTACCTCGTTGGTCGGACATCACAGCCCATCCTACCGCCTGGATCATCGCCCTGAAAATACTGGGTCCCAAACGTTTTATGCACCTCCTTTGCCGGCGCATTCAAAAAAACGGTAAAAATTAA
- a CDS encoding glycosyltransferase: protein MPLLTIVIPVYNAENYLKPCLDSVAAQEFTDYELVLVDDGSADGSGRICDEYAVRDPRIRVIHQSNGGQAAARNRGIDAAVGDYVGFCDNDDILHPSIFRVLLENAGAAGADISACSYNERDMRGKVSHDRHSGETLYLSNRGGMEQFLSREKMDIYVWTKIYRRTFLEAHGIRFEQGRNDEDFLFNYAAFRRAGQTVFTDRALYTYNVRDDSECRMFYRKDLRRYLHNTLYRTYKIESGIRREYPELLSLAKRQTIRYHIMMIGRIIQTGYRLSEPYFSYMMRYLRENRRQVIAQRNYWGMSRLGISLLLLLPPRWYCFYRRILEKVRK from the coding sequence ATGCCTTTACTGACTATTGTTATACCGGTTTATAATGCGGAAAATTATCTGAAACCCTGCCTGGATTCGGTAGCAGCTCAGGAGTTTACAGATTATGAACTGGTGTTGGTGGACGACGGATCGGCAGACGGATCGGGGAGGATATGCGACGAATATGCCGTACGTGATCCGCGGATCAGGGTGATTCATCAGTCTAACGGCGGACAGGCAGCGGCCCGTAACCGGGGAATCGATGCTGCCGTAGGCGATTATGTCGGTTTTTGTGATAATGACGATATTCTGCATCCTTCTATTTTCCGGGTGTTGCTTGAAAATGCCGGCGCAGCCGGGGCCGATATTTCGGCTTGTTCGTATAACGAAAGGGATATGCGGGGGAAGGTGTCGCACGACCGGCATTCGGGGGAGACACTCTATCTGTCGAACCGGGGAGGGATGGAGCAATTTCTTTCACGGGAGAAGATGGATATTTATGTGTGGACGAAGATATACAGGCGGACATTTCTGGAGGCCCACGGTATCCGTTTCGAACAAGGGAGGAACGATGAGGATTTTTTGTTCAATTATGCCGCTTTCCGGCGGGCAGGACAGACTGTATTTACCGACCGGGCCCTGTATACCTACAATGTGCGGGATGATTCGGAATGCCGGATGTTTTATAGGAAGGATTTACGGCGTTACCTGCACAACACCTTGTATCGTACTTATAAGATCGAGTCTGGGATACGCAGGGAGTATCCGGAATTGCTTTCTTTGGCCAAACGGCAGACAATCCGTTACCACATAATGATGATCGGCAGGATTATACAGACCGGCTATCGTTTGTCAGAACCCTATTTTTCGTATATGATGCGTTATTTGCGGGAAAACCGCCGACAGGTGATTGCACAACGGAATTATTGGGGAATGTCCCGGTTGGGGATTAGCCTGTTATTGCTGTTACCGCCCCGTTGGTATTGTTTTTACAGGCGCATCCTCGAAAAAGTAAGGAAATAA